One segment of Alistipes finegoldii DSM 17242 DNA contains the following:
- a CDS encoding DUF4133 domain-containing protein codes for MLVESRVRREVQARFGGEFLETYRRNTARHRVLSLRLTAQYLVLFVAGLLGVFVCFAGMYMSGVPQGLCILFALTAGLAVTGGTFYLNRRFGPHGLQKLMASRRHPRRIVHRRAVGRLLRFRRTVKL; via the coding sequence ATGTTAGTGGAGAGCCGTGTGCGCCGAGAGGTGCAAGCACGGTTCGGAGGCGAGTTCTTGGAAACCTACCGTAGAAATACGGCAAGGCACCGGGTTCTTAGCCTACGACTCACGGCGCAGTACCTCGTGCTGTTCGTCGCGGGGCTTCTGGGCGTCTTCGTCTGCTTCGCCGGAATGTACATGAGCGGCGTCCCGCAGGGCCTGTGCATCCTCTTCGCCCTCACGGCCGGCCTTGCCGTCACGGGCGGCACCTTCTACCTGAACCGCCGTTTCGGCCCCCACGGGCTTCAGAAGCTCATGGCCTCGCGCCGGCATCCGCGGCGCATCGTTCACCGCCGGGCCGTCGGGCGGCTGTTGCGTTTTCGTCGAACCGTAAAACTGTAA
- a CDS encoding reverse transcriptase domain-containing protein, producing MRSPERVLNSLNEHSKDSSYKFERLYRILFNEELFYVAYQKIASNGGSTTKGSDGRSIDEMSLARIETLIASLKDESYQPHPSRRVHIPKKNGKTRPLGIPAFEDKLVQEVVRMILEAIYEGHFETTSHGFRPKRSCHTALLHIQKTFSGAKWFIEGDIKGFFDNIDHDVLVGILRERISDDRFIRLIRKFLKAGYVEDWTFHNTYSGMPQGGIVSPILANIYLDKLDKYVKEYIRHFDMGTKRRPGKESNDLANERKRTVRKLKKVKDGTEKAALVARLKAIEQERAAFPSGDEMDGSYRRLKYIRYADDFILGVIGSKEDALRIKEDIKSFLSESLALELSEEKTLITHTGKSAKFLGYEITVTRNNHQRRDVQGRLRRTYGKRVRLNVSMATLRDKLLEYGAMEIKLRNGKEIWKPKCRSGLIFNDDLEILDRYNRETVGFCNYYLIANNCVVLHNFRYIMEYSMYKTFAGKYRSTVRKINKKYRLNKLFTVKYEQKGVIKSRTFYKTSFKRRTTAFNGSCDIEPYSIADVSRTNLTDRLKAEKCELCGATGKLIMHHVRNLKDLKGKESWKRLMSARKRKTIALCPSCHRLRHLGKV from the coding sequence ATGAGAAGTCCGGAAAGAGTATTAAACAGTCTGAACGAACACAGTAAGGATTCGAGCTACAAGTTCGAACGCCTTTACCGGATTCTGTTCAACGAAGAGTTGTTCTATGTTGCCTACCAAAAGATCGCATCGAACGGAGGCAGTACGACCAAAGGCTCCGACGGTCGCAGTATCGACGAGATGAGCCTTGCCCGGATCGAAACGCTGATAGCCTCGTTGAAAGACGAAAGTTATCAGCCTCACCCGTCGCGGAGGGTGCATATCCCGAAGAAAAACGGGAAAACGCGCCCTCTGGGAATACCGGCTTTTGAAGACAAGCTGGTGCAGGAGGTAGTCCGCATGATTCTGGAAGCCATTTACGAGGGACATTTTGAGACCACCTCGCACGGTTTCCGACCTAAACGGAGCTGTCACACAGCATTACTTCATATTCAAAAGACGTTCAGCGGGGCGAAATGGTTTATCGAGGGCGACATCAAAGGGTTCTTCGACAACATTGACCATGATGTACTTGTCGGAATCCTGCGGGAGCGCATTTCAGATGACCGTTTTATCCGTCTGATACGGAAATTCCTGAAAGCGGGATACGTCGAGGATTGGACGTTTCACAACACTTACAGCGGAATGCCGCAGGGAGGTATCGTCAGCCCGATTCTGGCGAATATATACCTCGATAAATTAGACAAGTACGTGAAAGAGTATATCCGACATTTCGACATGGGAACCAAACGCAGGCCGGGCAAAGAGAGCAACGATTTGGCCAATGAACGAAAACGGACTGTGCGGAAACTGAAAAAGGTAAAAGACGGGACTGAGAAGGCGGCTTTGGTCGCAAGACTCAAAGCCATCGAACAGGAACGTGCAGCATTTCCAAGCGGAGATGAAATGGACGGAAGTTACCGCAGGCTCAAATACATCCGTTACGCCGACGATTTTATTCTGGGTGTAATCGGCAGCAAAGAGGATGCACTGCGGATAAAGGAGGATATTAAATCATTCCTATCCGAAAGCCTCGCCCTCGAACTGTCCGAAGAAAAGACGCTGATAACCCATACGGGTAAATCGGCGAAATTTCTCGGATATGAGATTACGGTAACACGGAACAATCATCAACGACGGGATGTGCAAGGACGTCTGCGACGCACCTACGGCAAGCGTGTCCGGCTGAATGTCAGCATGGCAACGCTGCGGGACAAACTTCTGGAATACGGAGCTATGGAAATCAAGCTCCGCAACGGGAAAGAGATTTGGAAACCCAAATGCCGTTCAGGATTGATATTCAACGACGATCTTGAAATCCTCGACCGATACAATCGGGAAACAGTGGGATTTTGCAACTATTACCTGATCGCCAACAACTGCGTCGTACTGCACAACTTCAGATATATCATGGAGTACAGCATGTATAAAACATTTGCGGGCAAATATAGGAGCACGGTACGAAAAATCAACAAAAAGTACCGTCTCAACAAACTGTTCACCGTAAAGTACGAGCAGAAAGGGGTAATCAAGTCCCGAACCTTTTACAAGACAAGTTTCAAACGCCGGACAACGGCGTTCAACGGAAGCTGCGACATCGAACCGTACTCTATTGCAGACGTGAGCCGAACCAATTTGACGGACAGGCTCAAAGCGGAAAAATGCGAATTGTGTGGGGCAACGGGCAAGCTGATTATGCACCATGTCCGCAACCTCAAAGACCTGAAAGGGAAAGAGAGTTGGAAACGGCTCATGTCAGCCCGAAAACGCAAGACCATTGCGTTGTGTCCGAGTTGCCACAGGCTGCGGCATCTGGGAAAAGTTTAG
- the ltrA gene encoding group II intron reverse transcriptase/maturase — protein MRNPERVLNSLSEHSKVSSYKFERLYRVLFNSEMFLLAYHNIQGRQGNMTEGSDGKTIDGMSLKRIENLIDALKDESYQPKPARRTYIPKKNGNMRPLGIPSIDDKLVQEVLRMLLEAIYEGSFENTSHGFRPKRSCHTALIQVQKNFTAAKWFIEGDIEGFFDNINHDVLIGILKERIADDRFIRLMWKFLKAGYIEDWTFHRTYSGTPQGGIISPILANIYLDKLDKYMKEYACQFDRGDRRAMNLEYKRYSRKIWWLGTKLKQTKDKDTRKELIDAIKQHQKNRMHLPSVDEMDEGYRRIKYVRYADDFIIGVIGSKSDCEAIKEDIKNFLGEKLKLTLSEEKTLITHGNRKAKFLGYEIYVRPFTDKTLRGEKSGVLIKAYGKKVVLEVPMSTMRDKLLYYEAMEIHQFEGKAKWKPTSRTKLLHLDDLEILDAYNREIRGFANYFSIANNSSHLNSFKYIMQYSLYKTFARKYSTTARKIIAKYRHHKDFAVFYEDKKGGKKMRVFFNGSFKRKTTAMDASCDYVANTIFNTTVSSLIQRLKAGKCELCGATENIEIHHVKRLKDLKGKEPWKIQMIGRQRKTLAVCIPCHNKIHHGIID, from the coding sequence ATGAGAAATCCAGAGAGAGTATTAAACAGTCTGTCAGAGCACAGCAAAGTTTCGAGCTACAAGTTTGAACGGCTCTACAGGGTTCTATTCAATTCGGAGATGTTTCTCCTCGCCTACCATAATATACAAGGTAGGCAGGGAAATATGACGGAAGGTTCCGACGGTAAAACTATCGACGGAATGAGCCTGAAACGGATTGAAAATTTGATTGATGCGCTCAAAGATGAGTCGTACCAACCAAAACCGGCAAGAAGGACGTACATCCCGAAGAAAAACGGGAACATGCGACCTCTCGGCATACCGTCTATCGACGACAAATTAGTGCAGGAGGTATTGCGAATGCTGTTGGAAGCAATTTATGAAGGTAGTTTTGAGAACACCTCGCACGGTTTCCGACCCAAACGCAGCTGCCACACCGCACTGATACAGGTGCAGAAGAATTTTACTGCGGCCAAGTGGTTTATCGAGGGCGACATTGAAGGATTCTTCGATAACATCAACCATGATGTACTTATCGGAATCTTGAAAGAACGTATCGCAGACGACCGCTTTATCCGGCTAATGTGGAAATTTTTGAAAGCTGGCTACATCGAAGATTGGACATTTCATAGAACATACAGCGGAACACCGCAAGGTGGCATCATTAGCCCGATACTGGCTAATATCTATCTCGACAAGCTGGATAAGTACATGAAAGAGTATGCCTGTCAATTCGATAGAGGCGACAGACGGGCAATGAACCTTGAGTACAAACGGTATTCCAGGAAAATTTGGTGGCTCGGCACAAAGCTGAAGCAAACCAAGGATAAAGATACTCGGAAGGAACTGATTGACGCGATTAAGCAACATCAGAAAAACAGGATGCACTTACCCTCTGTCGATGAAATGGACGAGGGATATAGACGGATTAAGTATGTGAGGTATGCCGATGATTTTATTATCGGAGTGATTGGCAGTAAATCGGACTGTGAGGCCATCAAAGAGGATATTAAGAATTTCCTCGGCGAGAAACTGAAATTGACGCTCTCCGAAGAAAAGACCTTAATCACGCACGGCAATAGAAAGGCAAAATTCCTCGGCTATGAAATCTATGTCCGACCATTCACGGATAAGACGTTAAGAGGCGAGAAATCGGGAGTACTTATTAAGGCTTACGGCAAAAAGGTAGTGTTGGAAGTGCCAATGTCCACAATGCGGGATAAACTTCTCTACTACGAGGCGATGGAAATTCATCAATTCGAGGGTAAAGCGAAATGGAAACCCACAAGCCGGACAAAGTTGCTACATCTGGACGACCTCGAAATACTGGATGCCTATAACAGAGAAATCCGAGGTTTTGCAAACTATTTTTCTATCGCAAATAACAGTTCACACCTGAATTCTTTCAAGTACATCATGCAATACAGTCTGTATAAGACTTTTGCACGAAAGTACAGTACGACAGCCCGAAAGATTATCGCAAAGTATCGACATCACAAAGATTTTGCGGTTTTCTATGAGGACAAGAAAGGAGGAAAGAAGATGCGGGTATTCTTCAACGGGAGCTTTAAGCGTAAAACAACCGCGATGGACGCGAGTTGTGATTATGTAGCCAACACGATTTTCAATACCACTGTATCAAGCCTTATACAAAGGTTAAAAGCGGGTAAGTGTGAATTGTGTGGCGCAACGGAAAACATTGAAATACACCACGTCAAAAGACTCAAAGACTTAAAAGGCAAAGAGCCATGGAAAATCCAAATGATTGGACGTCAGAGAAAGACGTTAGCTGTATGTATTCCCTGTCACAACAAGATACATCACGGGATAATAGACTGA
- a CDS encoding DUF3408 domain-containing protein, whose translation MLYSFLSESGVLDISLLALGTGIIVLSILGLLHLGKRRGHNKAGHFSEQPDDCAMPAVQTENSDGWPSMEQPQTTELVSVVAAPEDSSNPDSPPSETVVSEKQDVKPECVPVPDIRWRRSMTLPDYKKTFLVRVDYDLRASLYVSAPTKRKILEVLKKIGGERLTATSYVDNILRHHLEMFRDEINCIHQEQNYHNIV comes from the coding sequence ATGCTTTACAGCTTTTTATCCGAGTCCGGTGTCCTCGACATTTCATTACTCGCTCTTGGCACAGGCATTATCGTTTTGTCAATCTTAGGGCTGCTGCACCTCGGGAAGCGACGAGGTCATAATAAAGCCGGACACTTTTCGGAGCAACCTGACGATTGTGCAATGCCTGCCGTGCAAACGGAAAATAGCGATGGATGGCCCTCGATGGAACAACCTCAGACAACTGAACTTGTATCCGTTGTCGCTGCACCTGAAGATTCTTCAAATCCCGATTCTCCGCCTTCCGAAACGGTCGTATCCGAAAAGCAGGATGTGAAGCCGGAGTGTGTTCCCGTACCGGACATACGATGGCGACGTTCGATGACATTGCCCGACTACAAAAAAACATTTCTTGTCCGGGTGGATTACGACCTCCGCGCCTCGCTTTATGTCAGTGCCCCTACGAAACGGAAAATCCTTGAAGTCCTGAAAAAAATCGGCGGCGAGCGACTGACCGCAACATCTTATGTAGATAATATCCTACGGCACCATCTCGAAATGTTCCGCGACGAGATCAACTGCATACATCAAGAACAGAATTACCATAACATCGTCTAA
- a CDS encoding ParA family protein, with translation MKQASISICNQKGGIGKSTFTMLLASHLHYTLGYDVLVVDCDYPQWSVQAQRERELSLIEHDDYHKLLLVRQFKATGRKLWPVLKCMPPEAPEEVERLLQSGYHPRIILYDLPGTVNAEGVIRLLASLDAVFVPMKADKVVMESTLSFARSLTTNLAQDPTLTLQSVYLFWTMIDRRERTPLYDRYEAVIRKLGLSLMTTHIPYRSKFNKELLADNTGVGRSTLLAPARTFACEAQLEILTEEILTLLKIR, from the coding sequence ATGAAACAAGCAAGCATTTCGATCTGCAATCAAAAAGGGGGCATCGGGAAATCGACATTTACGATGTTACTCGCCAGTCATCTGCACTACACATTAGGCTATGACGTGCTGGTCGTAGACTGCGACTATCCCCAATGGTCCGTTCAGGCGCAACGTGAGCGGGAACTGTCGCTCATCGAGCATGACGATTACCACAAGCTGTTGCTGGTACGTCAATTCAAAGCGACGGGCCGCAAGCTCTGGCCTGTGCTGAAATGTATGCCGCCTGAAGCCCCCGAAGAAGTCGAGCGGCTGCTGCAAAGCGGCTACCATCCCCGTATCATTCTCTACGACTTGCCGGGAACGGTCAATGCCGAAGGTGTCATTCGGCTGCTCGCGTCGCTGGACGCTGTCTTTGTGCCCATGAAAGCCGACAAGGTCGTCATGGAAAGTACGCTCTCCTTTGCCCGGAGTCTCACCACTAACCTTGCCCAAGATCCGACCCTTACTTTACAAAGCGTCTATCTTTTCTGGACGATGATAGACCGTCGTGAACGAACGCCGCTTTACGATCGATACGAGGCCGTTATCCGCAAGCTCGGGTTGTCGCTTATGACAACTCACATTCCTTACCGCTCGAAGTTCAACAAGGAGCTGCTTGCGGACAATACAGGAGTCGGCCGCTCGACACTTCTGGCTCCGGCGCGAACCTTTGCGTGTGAGGCGCAACTCGAAATCCTCACAGAAGAAATTCTTACACTCCTCAAAATCCGATAA
- a CDS encoding IS3 family transposase, producing MSLSFLCGLFGYTRQAYYKHLRRNREGSLSDTLLLERVGYYRKLMPRLGGRKLWHLLQQDGFPVSRDRLFTLLSENNLLVKRRKKYSVTTCSRHWMRKYPNLIRGFDLERPHRLWVGDITYISLKEGFAYLALITDAYSKRIVGYDLNTTLERDGALRALRMAIDQTPQQKRQGLIHHSDRGCQYCSKEYVKLLTDNGIRISMTEKGDPYENAVAERVNGILKSEWIDEECFESFQAAKERIDQIVILYNSLRPHASCDWLTPLEAELRTGKLKHHWGRKTVVRKAYVNLYQDNIF from the coding sequence ATGAGCCTGTCGTTTCTGTGCGGGTTGTTCGGCTATACCCGTCAGGCCTATTATAAACATTTACGGCGTAATAGGGAAGGATCTTTGTCCGACACCCTTCTTTTGGAGCGGGTGGGTTACTACCGGAAACTGATGCCCAGGCTCGGCGGTCGTAAACTGTGGCATTTGCTGCAACAAGACGGATTTCCGGTCAGTCGGGATCGGTTATTTACGCTGCTTTCGGAAAACAATCTTCTGGTCAAACGTCGGAAGAAATACAGCGTTACGACCTGCTCGCGGCACTGGATGCGTAAATATCCGAATCTGATCCGGGGTTTCGACCTCGAGCGGCCGCATCGTTTATGGGTCGGAGATATTACGTACATTTCTTTGAAAGAAGGATTTGCATATCTGGCTTTGATAACGGATGCCTATTCCAAACGGATCGTAGGCTATGATCTGAATACGACATTGGAACGGGACGGAGCGCTCCGTGCACTGAGGATGGCCATAGACCAGACTCCGCAGCAAAAACGGCAAGGGTTAATCCATCATTCGGACAGAGGATGCCAATATTGTTCGAAAGAATATGTGAAATTGCTGACCGATAATGGGATTCGCATCAGCATGACTGAAAAGGGCGATCCGTATGAGAATGCCGTTGCCGAACGGGTGAACGGTATTCTGAAGAGCGAATGGATCGACGAGGAATGTTTTGAAAGTTTTCAGGCAGCAAAAGAACGCATCGACCAGATCGTTATCCTTTACAATTCACTCAGACCTCATGCCAGCTGCGATTGGCTTACGCCCTTGGAAGCGGAACTTAGAACCGGGAAACTCAAACATCATTGGGGCCGAAAGACGGTTGTTCGGAAGGCATATGTAAACTTATATCAGGACAATATTTTTTGA
- a CDS encoding DUF3408 domain-containing protein, which produces MAKKPKIEVDESLVKQVIAGQLPITTKVTRVIPEQIPSGTATDAIPAEPPSVPEIDTEKIPDETPSVPAAQEPRRRRTPPLSDYERMFLTPVEYGIRATLYVNASTKRKILEILKRIGGERLSATSYVDNILQHHIETFRDDINRLDRKRNFEKLV; this is translated from the coding sequence ATGGCCAAGAAACCCAAAATCGAAGTAGACGAAAGTCTTGTAAAACAGGTGATCGCAGGACAGTTACCTATCACTACAAAGGTCACACGGGTAATTCCGGAACAGATCCCATCCGGAACCGCTACGGACGCAATTCCCGCCGAACCGCCCTCTGTTCCGGAGATCGACACAGAAAAGATTCCGGATGAAACCCCGTCTGTGCCCGCAGCACAAGAGCCACGCCGTCGGAGAACACCACCCTTGTCCGATTATGAACGAATGTTTCTCACTCCTGTGGAATACGGCATCCGAGCCACACTTTATGTCAATGCATCGACGAAGCGTAAGATTCTGGAGATACTTAAAAGAATCGGAGGTGAACGATTATCCGCGACATCATATGTGGATAATATTCTACAGCACCACATCGAAACTTTCCGTGACGATATAAACCGGCTCGATCGTAAGCGGAATTTTGAAAAACTTGTTTAA
- a CDS encoding DUF3876 domain-containing protein, whose product MKQLLWICAGILLTFTAVLGAFHLFYDYEYRKIRPLCGAWHSTLDDTRLVIEPCGDKFRITITRRGTSETHALHYKDCVYYTAYGGRRIDLFYTPPADALLLVPGDAFKRTSKLKNNEQ is encoded by the coding sequence ATGAAACAGTTGCTTTGGATATGCGCCGGCATCCTGCTGACGTTTACGGCCGTGCTCGGAGCGTTTCACCTCTTCTACGATTACGAATACCGCAAAATCCGTCCCCTGTGCGGAGCATGGCATTCGACGCTCGACGACACGCGGCTGGTGATCGAGCCGTGCGGTGATAAATTCCGCATCACCATCACGCGCCGCGGCACGTCCGAAACACATGCTCTGCACTACAAGGATTGCGTCTATTATACGGCCTACGGCGGACGCCGGATCGATCTCTTTTACACGCCCCCGGCCGATGCACTGCTCCTCGTGCCGGGCGACGCTTTCAAACGAACCTCAAAACTCAAAAACAATGAACAGTAA
- the ltrA gene encoding group II intron reverse transcriptase/maturase, with translation MNEIKKSCASTDQTQSKWDSINWLKCEAAVQKLQARIVKAQKEGRHNKVKALQWTLTHSFYAKALAVRRVTSNNGSKTAGVDMVTWKTPDAKVCAITELKRRGYTPQPLRRVHIRKSNGKLRPLGIPTMKDRAMQALYLMALAPVAETTADANSYGFRKERSTADAVQQCFNDLARTTSPQWILEGDIKGCFDHISHEWLLDNIPMDKVLLRKWLKSGFIFNKQLFPTEEGTPQGGIISPTLANMTLDGLEKLLADSFPINRSKKNYYTPMINLVRYADDFIITGESKELLENHVKPLVIEFLQARGLTLSEEKTKITHIEEGFDFLGFNIRKYKGKFITKPSKKSRKRFLDKVREIVDKNKSSKQQSLIRLLNPVIRGWANYYKGCSASETFRKTDAQIFNKLWRWSRRRHPKKGKRWIANKYYHTVRGRSWTFAVPLENRKVDKYHTLVRLSDTKIKRHIKIRSEANPYDADWKDFFDQYKTRRMLAHLDGKQYIYRLWNQQMQCCPVCGKHITRETPWKITEMTGSSRKAKVLIHDHCSRITNRNKWKLL, from the coding sequence ATGAACGAAATTAAAAAATCGTGTGCATCGACTGACCAAACGCAGAGCAAATGGGACAGTATAAATTGGCTCAAATGCGAAGCTGCGGTTCAAAAGCTACAAGCGCGTATTGTAAAGGCTCAAAAAGAGGGTCGCCACAACAAGGTCAAAGCCTTGCAGTGGACACTGACCCACTCGTTTTACGCTAAAGCATTAGCGGTAAGACGTGTAACTTCCAATAATGGGAGTAAAACGGCTGGCGTCGATATGGTAACATGGAAAACGCCAGATGCTAAAGTGTGTGCAATAACCGAACTGAAAAGGAGAGGTTATACACCCCAACCTCTGAGACGAGTACATATCAGAAAGAGTAACGGGAAATTAAGACCATTGGGTATACCAACTATGAAAGACCGGGCTATGCAGGCATTGTATCTGATGGCACTGGCTCCCGTAGCTGAAACAACGGCTGATGCCAATTCTTATGGTTTCAGAAAAGAAAGGAGCACGGCAGATGCCGTTCAACAATGCTTCAATGACCTGGCAAGGACGACATCCCCACAATGGATCTTAGAAGGTGATATCAAAGGTTGTTTCGACCATATCAGTCATGAATGGTTGCTTGACAATATCCCTATGGATAAAGTTTTGCTCCGTAAATGGTTGAAAAGTGGATTTATTTTCAACAAGCAACTTTTTCCGACAGAGGAGGGAACTCCTCAAGGCGGCATCATCTCCCCAACTCTTGCAAATATGACTTTGGACGGACTGGAAAAACTGCTTGCCGATAGCTTTCCGATAAACCGCTCGAAGAAAAATTACTATACTCCTATGATAAATCTTGTTCGCTACGCGGATGATTTTATTATCACAGGAGAGAGTAAGGAGTTGTTGGAGAACCATGTTAAACCATTAGTCATTGAGTTTCTTCAAGCAAGAGGGCTTACCTTATCAGAAGAAAAGACTAAGATAACTCATATAGAAGAAGGGTTTGATTTTCTTGGGTTCAATATCAGAAAATATAAAGGCAAGTTTATCACAAAACCATCCAAGAAGAGTCGAAAGAGATTTTTAGATAAGGTTCGTGAAATAGTGGACAAGAACAAGTCTTCTAAGCAACAATCTTTGATACGATTGCTAAACCCAGTCATTAGAGGATGGGCGAACTACTACAAGGGGTGTTCTGCATCGGAAACTTTCCGTAAAACAGATGCACAAATTTTCAACAAACTATGGCGATGGTCTCGCAGAAGACATCCCAAAAAAGGTAAACGATGGATTGCCAACAAGTATTATCACACTGTAAGAGGTAGAAGCTGGACTTTTGCCGTACCGCTTGAAAACAGGAAAGTGGATAAATACCACACTCTTGTGAGATTGTCGGATACGAAAATAAAGCGACATATCAAAATCCGCAGTGAGGCCAACCCATATGATGCCGATTGGAAAGATTTCTTCGATCAATACAAGACCCGAAGAATGCTTGCACACTTAGACGGCAAGCAATATATCTATCGCCTGTGGAATCAGCAAATGCAATGTTGCCCTGTGTGTGGCAAGCACATCACACGGGAAACTCCCTGGAAAATTACTGAAATGACAGGGAGCAGTAGAAAGGCGAAAGTCCTAATACATGATCATTGCAGCCGAATTACTAACAGAAATAAATGGAAGTTACTATGA
- a CDS encoding DUF4134 domain-containing protein has translation MKKRAIFMIFSLCSALACFAQGNGMAGISEATNMVTSYFDPLTKLIFAVAAILGLVGGVRVYSKFSSGDPDASKSATALFLSCVFLVIVGTVLRSFFL, from the coding sequence ATGAAAAAAAGAGCAATTTTCATGATTTTCTCCCTGTGCTCCGCACTCGCCTGCTTTGCACAGGGCAACGGCATGGCCGGCATCAGCGAGGCCACGAACATGGTAACGTCCTATTTCGACCCGCTAACGAAACTGATCTTCGCCGTCGCGGCAATCCTCGGACTGGTCGGCGGCGTGCGCGTCTACTCGAAATTCTCGTCGGGTGACCCGGACGCTTCGAAATCCGCCACGGCGCTGTTTCTCTCATGCGTCTTTCTGGTGATCGTCGGTACGGTCTTACGTTCGTTCTTCCTCTAA